Proteins encoded together in one Pontiella desulfatans window:
- a CDS encoding galactitol-1-phosphate 5-dehydrogenase, translated as MRAALRKGIKNVEVIEMEKPSPAADEVLIAVKSCGICGSDIVRIQEENPRWDEIVLGHEFAGEIVAVGESVEGWKVGDRASAAPLMPCMKCDKCAQGNYSLCKGYSFIGSRVQGAFGEFLRVPAKNLVAIGNLSYDQAAFIEPITVCLHPILRLDNLLGKDVVVTGAGTIGLLAIQIFKAMGCREIVASDISEGKLEMAKAMGATIVCNPITEPLEDVCARELEDGAHVVFESSGAGPAKISAMQVARGRGSVLLVGTSHAPITFTAPQFEAITRKELNVVGSWMNYSAPFPGAEWTTAAWMMEAGLVKVDGLQTHTFPVEQIQNAYDVIYNNEELWAKVMINF; from the coding sequence ATGAGAGCTGCATTGCGAAAAGGCATCAAGAACGTCGAAGTCATCGAGATGGAAAAACCGTCCCCCGCCGCCGATGAGGTGCTCATCGCGGTGAAATCCTGCGGGATTTGCGGGTCGGACATTGTCCGCATCCAGGAAGAGAATCCGCGCTGGGACGAAATCGTGCTGGGTCATGAATTTGCCGGCGAGATTGTTGCCGTCGGCGAAAGCGTCGAAGGGTGGAAGGTGGGCGACCGCGCCTCCGCCGCGCCGCTCATGCCGTGCATGAAGTGCGACAAATGCGCCCAGGGCAACTATTCGCTCTGCAAGGGCTACAGCTTCATCGGTTCCCGCGTTCAGGGGGCGTTCGGTGAATTCCTGCGCGTTCCTGCAAAGAACCTCGTCGCCATCGGCAACCTTTCCTACGACCAGGCCGCATTCATCGAGCCGATCACCGTCTGCCTGCACCCGATCCTGCGCCTCGACAACCTGCTCGGCAAGGATGTCGTCGTAACCGGTGCCGGCACCATCGGTCTGCTGGCCATCCAGATTTTCAAGGCCATGGGATGCCGCGAAATCGTTGCCTCGGATATTTCCGAAGGGAAGCTCGAAATGGCGAAGGCCATGGGCGCCACCATCGTCTGCAATCCGATCACCGAGCCACTCGAGGACGTTTGCGCGCGCGAACTTGAAGACGGTGCGCATGTCGTATTCGAATCCTCCGGCGCCGGTCCGGCCAAGATTTCCGCCATGCAGGTCGCCCGCGGCCGCGGCTCCGTCCTGCTGGTGGGAACGTCGCATGCGCCGATCACCTTCACGGCCCCGCAGTTCGAGGCGATCACCCGCAAGGAACTCAATGTGGTCGGTTCGTGGATGAACTATTCCGCGCCGTTCCCCGGTGCCGAATGGACGACCGCCGCTTGGATGATGGAAGCCGGTCTCGTGAAGGTTGACGGCCTCCAGACCCACACCTTCCCGGTCGAGCAGATCCAGAATGCCTACGATGTCATCTACAACAACGAAGAGTTGTGGGCGAAGGTGATGATCAACTTCTAA